One window of Scheffersomyces stipitis CBS 6054 chromosome 1, whole genome shotgun sequence genomic DNA carries:
- the HAT1 gene encoding histone acetyltransferase subunit (histone acetyltransferase type b subunit) — protein sequence MSTSLNAAALQPEQWTVSANEALKLYVTDPDGATNFQASFTYPLFGEAETIYGYKDLVIFLCFDHFTFYPFLNTKYADKLKDPEIVDVKAVVQKYLPESTIYKDEAKWADAIKNEKDTYQIPGELVDSFEQDVEGKLATFDIYKINLKDAAGLELHKRLQILVLLFIEAGSYIDASDDLWDVYLLYQSEDPSIVGFTTVYNYWKYGGSEKFDNDEQFVRLKISQFVILPMYQGQGLGGQFYSKLFDIWHKDEKVVEIVVEDPNESFDDLRDRSDLVRLSKSLKLTDITTKLTSEWKEKERQKLKLEKRQFSRLLELVLLYLFKRNAGSDTKKDIRLFIKKRIYEKNIEGLKTLDDNSKKDKLQTAYVALEEDYYRILGDIQL from the exons ATGAGCACCAGTCTCAATGCTGCAGCTTTGCAGCCTGAACAGTGGACAGTTTCAGCCAACGAAGCCCTCAAGTTATACGTGACCGATCCTGACGGAGCCACTAATTTTCAGGCCAGTTTCACATATCCTCTCTTTGGAGAAGCTGAGACGATTTACGGATACAAGGATCTTGTAATTTTCTTGTGTTTTGACCATTTCACGTTTTATCCGTTCTTGAACACAAAGTATGCTGATAAACTCAAAGATCCTGAGATTGTCGATGTCAAGGCAGTCGTCCAGAAATACTTACCTGAGTCTACCATCTACAAGGATGAAGCCAAATGGGCAGATGCCAttaaaaatgaaaaagatacATACCAAATTCCTGGAGAATTGGTTGATTCTTTTGAGCAAGATGTGGAAGGAAAATTGGCAACGTTTGACatctacaagatcaacttgaaggacGCTGCAGGCTTGGAGTTGCATAAAAGATTGCAGATCTTGGTGCTACTTTTCATTGAAGCCGGTTCGTACATTGATGCTTCTGATGATTTGTGGGATGTGTATCTTCTCTACCAATCT GAAGATCCATCCATTGTTGGATTCACCACTGTCTACAACTATTGGAAGTATGGTGGatctgaaaagtttgacAATGACGAACAGTTTGTaagattgaagatttcaCAGTTTGTTATATTGCCTATGTACCAGGGACAGGGATTGGGAGGTCAGTTCTACTCGAAATTGTTTGACATATGGCACAAGGATGAGAAGGTCGTAGAGATAGTAGTGGAAGACCCCAACGAGAGCTTTGATGATTTGAGAGACAGATCAGATTTGGTGAGATTAAGTAAATCGCTCAAGTTGACAGATATAACTACTAAACTCACGCTGGAGTGGAAGGAAAAGGAGAGacaaaagttgaagttggaaaagagaCAGTTTTCCCGACTCTTGGAGTTGGTTTTGCTTTACCTTTTCAAGAGGAACGCAGGCAGCGACACCAAGAAAGACATAAGGTtattcatcaagaagagaatataCGAAAAGAACATTGAGGGATTAAAGACTTTGGATGACAACAGCAAGAAGGACAAGTTGCAGACAGCCTATGTTGCACTTGAGGAGGACTACTACCGAATCTTGGGAGATATCCAGTTG
- the LSP1 gene encoding Long chain base Stimulates Phosphorylation (PIL1) encodes MHRTYSLRSQKAPTAAQLQSPPPPPSTTKSKFFGKGGIASTFRKSVAGATGPELSRKLSQYIKMEKNVMRALELTAGERRDVAKQLSAWGEENDDDVSDVTDKLGVLIYEIGELEDQYIDKYDQYRITLKTIRNIEASVQPSRDRKQKITDEIAHLKYKDPQSPKIPVLEQELVRAEAESLVAEAQLSNITREQLKAAFNYQFDATRELAEKYALIAGYGKALLELLDDSAVTPGETRPAYDGYEASKQIIIDAENALASWTLDSAAVKPTLSLHQEYDEDEVEEDGVVEAAEEEFAKHDEEEEVQN; translated from the coding sequence ATGCACAGAACATATTCCTTGAGATCGCAGAAGGCTCCTACTGCTGCGCAATTGCAGTCTCCCCCACCACCTCCTTCCACcaccaagtccaagttcTTCGGTAAGGGAGGAATTGCTTCTACGTTCAGAAAGTCCGTGGCCGGTGCTACAGGACCCGAATTGTCGAGAAAGTTGTCGCAATACATcaagatggagaagaacgTCATGAGAGCCCTTGAGTTGACTGCCGGTGAACGTCGTGACGTAGCCAAGCAGTTGTCCGCCTGGGGTGAAGAAAACGACGACGATGTTTCCGATGTCACCGACAAGTTGGGTGTCTTAATTTACGAAATTGGTGAATTGGAAGACCAGTACATCGACAAGTACGACCAGTACAGAATCACCTTGAAGACCATCAGAAACATCGAAGCCTCCGTCCAACCTTCCAGAGACAGAAAGCAAAAGATCACTGATGAAATCGCCCACTTGAAGTACAAGGACCCTCAGTCGCCAAAGATTCCTGTTTTGGAACAGGAATTGGTCAGAGCCGAAGCCGAATCGTTGGTTGCTGAAGCTCAATTGTCCAACATCACCAGAGAACAGTTGAAGGCTGCCTTCAACTACCAGTTTGATGCTACCAGAGAATTAGCTGAAAAGTACGCTTTGATTGCTGGTTACGGTAAGGccttgttggaattgttggacGACTCTGCCGTCACTCCTGGTGAAACCAGACCTGCCTATGATGGTTACGAAGCCTCCAAGCAGATCATCATCGACGCTGAAAACGCCTTGGCTTCATGGACCTTGGACTCTGCTGCTGTCAAGCCTACCTTATCTTTGCATCAAGAAtacgacgaagacgaagtggaagaagacggagttgttgaagctgctgaGGAAGAATTCGCCAAGcacgacgaagaagaagaagtgcAAAACTAG
- the SPO69 gene encoding sporulation protein involved in sister chromatid cohesion, whose amino-acid sequence MDSSTGLQTAWLMATLGSKINNKTSVKRDILTTSIPQVCEELIGISKERNIRYLSNMMYGISMLYKSKINFFLNDVAFVNAKLNRDVLQLHRSEKTYNVANVFEQVVKKQVLLENDPNFNIEIDFIPSAIDFIEEMEYDENQKVKRRRRLEISQMDQMQFPTENCTSLFQINDKTKNGSRSIFDVNSSRDESALVDDLFNRSINYSTITQEDVQFEFNNDGDIVSTNNNIEEVNDLLVDLDLENNNLSQDILEERQDNLNITNDPHFLVSEQQSNSSSPSVAQEPSSIVTCTTKVTGTKRKLQRLLVDEISQITIPQSILEEAVRTYEQRMLDIHTDKFEIQHDDQMKVNEIMEALNPNFSPFLNFVNRLTLANSLYNEPVNTTRNETLTFNSTSVHSMLREIGVIRRVETLNIPEYEIGRDVILRSFEEYREEEVNDFELDQNIEQELENEAADLSTLSNDVFNLSFGNLESRSGVSTKGAQTYVPAESSQQSEEESNHTKLLKFHQLIQSRTRTYGNLYENVHRENTTFSQPFGIGSTTNEGQYYTIKFSDLIPSRSKTINEELEIPITRTLAANSFASILALATNDMVGIYVSPQASDSYGILSGEAIDIIVQIP is encoded by the coding sequence ATGGATTCTTCTACGGGTTTACAAACAGCATGGCTAATGGCCACGCTTGGATCAAAAATTAATAACAAGACTTCAGTCAAACGAGACATTCTCACTACTTCTATACCCCAGGTATGCGAGGAGTTGATAGGTATcagcaaagaaagaaacattCGCTACTTGTCCAACATGATGTATGGGATCTCTATGCTCTACAAGTCCAAAATaaacttctttctcaacGATGTAGCCTTTGTTAATGCAAAGTTGAATCGAGATGTGCTTCAATTACACAGACTGGAAAAGACTTATAACGTGGCTAACGtatttgaacaagttgtgAAGAAACAAGTTTTGCTTGAGAATGACCccaatttcaatattgagATTGATTTTATCCCTTCTGCCATTGATTttatagaagaaatggagtatgatgaaaatcaaaaggtaaagagaagaagaaggttaGAAATTCTGCAAATGGATCAAATGCAATTTCCTACGGAAAATTGTACTAGtctcttccaaatcaacGATAAGACAAAGAATGGCTCCAGAAGTATATTTGATGTCAATAGTTCTAGGGACGAAAGTGCTCTTGTAGATGACTTATTCAATAGAAGTATCAATTACAGTACCATCACTCAAGAAGATgtacaatttgaatttaACAACGATGGTGACATAGTCTCAACAAATaacaatattgaagaagtcaacgATTTGCTTGTTGATCTAGATTTGGAGAACAACAATTTAAGTCAGGATATActagaagaaagacaagaTAATTTAAATATCACAAATGATCCTCATTTTCTCGTTTCTGAGCAACAATCGAATTCTAGTAGCCCTTCGGTTGCTCAAGAGCCTTCCAGTATTGTTACATGTACAACGAAAGTCACTGGCACGAAGAGAAAACTCCAACGTCTTTTGGTGGATGAAATTTCTCAAATAACTATTCCTCAATCTATTCTAGAAGAGGCAGTTAGAACATACGAACAGAGAATGCTTGATATTCATACTgataaatttgaaataCAACATGATGATCAAATGAAAGTTAATGAAATCATGGAAGCCCTTAATCCTAACTTCAGTCCTTTCCTCAACTTTGTGAATCGCTTAACTCTAGCGAATTCATTGTATAATGAACCTGTGAACACAACCAGAAACGAAACTCTCACATTCAATAGCACTCTGGTCCATTCGATGCTAAGAGAAATAGGCGTGATTCGCCGTGTTGAGACTTTGAATATCCCAGAGTACGAAATAGGAAGAGATGTTATTCTCAGGAGTTTTGAAGAGTATAGAGAAGAGGAAGTTAATGACTTCGAATTGGATCAaaatattgaacaagagcTAGAGAATGAAGCTGCAGACTTGTCTACGCTTTCCAATGATGTCTTCAATCTCTCGTTTGGGAACCTCGAATCTCGTAGTGGAGTGTCTACCAAAGGAGCACAAACATATGTTCCTGCCGAATCTAGCCAGCAATCAGAAGAGGAAAGCAACCATaccaaattgttgaaattccaTCAGCTAATTCAATCTCGCACCAGAACATATGGTAATCTATATGAAAATGTACACAGAGAAAACACGAcattttcgcagccattcGGAATTGGATCCACGACAAATGAGGGGCAGTATTACACTatcaaattttcagatttgattCCGAGTCGATCTAAAACCataaatgaagaattagaaaTTCCCATTACTCGAACCTTGGCTGCCAATTCCTTTGCTAGTATCCTAGCACTAGCTACTAATGACATGGTTGGAATATACGTACTGCCGCAGGCGTCAGACAGCTATGGTATCCTTTCTGGCGAGGCTATCGACATTATCGTGCAGATCCCTTGA